Proteins encoded in a region of the bacterium genome:
- a CDS encoding S41 family peptidase, translated as MRYTRALRTLGVAALAVAFIVTSAPRISFAQTANAGLALEALTVLEEEYVDPVRPVPLLNAALAELRADTHLPATVVPDIPTGTAEDIARAWFEREFAIVTDRSQAAADDLAQAATAAMLASLHDSHTSYYTPESLKEIEAEMRHETSFTGIGITIGQVTDSAGAKWIMVTEVYPGSPAEASGIRRFDIIQAVDGHAIDDADLDAAAQLIRGPAGSSVTLLLRRAGETLTANPTRAPVRIEPAWASVLASGIGYLRIAAFTADTARTTGRALQALGTIPGLIIDLRGNPGGIVTEVQAVAGLFLPAGTVIGRVRGHGSETEPMRATGLGGATTVPIVVLTDGGTASAAEILTGALRDARRATILGERTAGALGGSVTMKLGYGGMSVTVERIQGPQDEVVEGRGIAPDIPVRLTGDDVEAGRDSQLRAAESVIASEHPAIDPAPRVPRGYLVSPAPIAPAARGPLLPPPWGRGVWAATRR; from the coding sequence GTGAGGTACACACGAGCGCTCCGAACGCTTGGCGTGGCAGCGCTCGCCGTCGCGTTCATCGTCACGAGCGCTCCGCGCATCAGCTTCGCGCAGACCGCGAACGCCGGGCTCGCGCTTGAAGCGCTCACCGTCCTCGAGGAGGAATACGTCGATCCCGTCCGACCCGTCCCCCTGTTGAACGCCGCGCTGGCCGAGCTCCGCGCCGACACCCACCTGCCCGCGACCGTGGTCCCGGATATCCCGACGGGGACCGCTGAGGACATCGCGAGAGCGTGGTTCGAGCGGGAGTTCGCGATCGTGACCGACCGCAGCCAGGCCGCGGCGGACGACCTGGCTCAGGCCGCCACCGCGGCGATGCTCGCGTCCCTGCACGACAGCCACACGAGCTACTACACGCCCGAGTCGCTCAAGGAAATCGAAGCCGAGATGCGCCACGAGACCTCGTTCACCGGCATCGGCATCACCATCGGGCAAGTCACCGACAGCGCCGGCGCGAAGTGGATCATGGTCACGGAGGTGTATCCGGGGTCTCCCGCCGAGGCGAGCGGGATTCGGCGATTCGACATCATCCAGGCGGTCGACGGTCACGCGATCGACGATGCGGATCTTGACGCCGCCGCCCAACTGATCCGCGGACCGGCCGGATCGAGTGTCACCCTGCTCCTCCGACGCGCCGGTGAGACGCTGACCGCAAACCCCACGCGCGCGCCCGTGCGGATCGAGCCCGCGTGGGCGTCCGTGCTGGCGTCCGGCATCGGGTACCTGCGAATCGCGGCGTTTACGGCCGACACCGCGCGCACTACCGGCCGGGCGTTGCAGGCGCTCGGGACGATCCCCGGTCTCATCATCGACCTTCGCGGAAACCCCGGTGGGATCGTGACCGAGGTGCAGGCGGTCGCCGGGTTGTTTCTCCCTGCCGGCACCGTGATCGGCCGCGTCCGCGGTCACGGCAGCGAAACCGAGCCGATGCGCGCGACCGGATTGGGCGGTGCGACGACCGTACCGATCGTCGTGCTGACGGACGGCGGCACCGCATCGGCTGCGGAGATCCTGACCGGCGCGCTCAGAGACGCTCGACGCGCCACGATCCTCGGCGAGCGGACGGCCGGCGCCCTCGGCGGATCCGTCACGATGAAGCTCGGATACGGCGGCATGTCGGTGACCGTGGAACGCATTCAGGGGCCGCAAGACGAGGTCGTGGAAGGTCGCGGGATCGCGCCCGACATCCCGGTGCGACTGACCGGTGACGACGTGGAGGCCGGTCGCGATTCACAGTTGCGCGCGGCCGAATCCGTCATTGCGTCCGAGCATCCCGCGATCGATCCCGCGCCACGCGTCCCGCGCGGCTATCTGGTGTCGCCAGCACCGATCGCCCCCGCCGCGCGCGGGCCGCTCCTCCCGCCGCCCTGGGGTCGCGGGGTCTGGGCCGCGACACGGCGCTAG
- a CDS encoding DCC1-like thiol-disulfide oxidoreductase family protein: protein MTEPRALVFIDGWCAQCRAAARVLARLDRCHRLSVRSFRDDERYRDAGLTPDDLLARMYVVEVATGRAHGGYGAVQVLARLLPLLWPLRPVLAVAKWTGQGDRLYDYLAARRRIIPDPRTCAVPHAPAECTDALVPPPMDEDPDRPGMRGRR from the coding sequence TCGTGTTCATCGACGGGTGGTGCGCGCAGTGCCGGGCGGCGGCGCGCGTGCTCGCGAGACTGGACCGGTGCCACCGGCTGTCGGTGCGCTCGTTTCGCGACGACGAGCGGTACCGTGACGCCGGGCTCACCCCCGACGACCTGCTGGCACGCATGTACGTGGTGGAGGTGGCAACGGGCCGGGCGCACGGCGGCTACGGTGCCGTTCAAGTGCTTGCCCGGTTGCTGCCCCTGCTGTGGCCACTGCGCCCGGTGCTCGCCGTCGCCAAATGGACGGGCCAGGGCGACCGCTTGTACGACTACCTGGCGGCACGCCGCCGCATCATCCCCGACCCGCGGACGTGCGCGGTCCCGCACGCGCCGGCGGAGTGCACCGATGCGCTCGTCCCGCCGCCGATGGACGAAGACCCGGACCGACCGGGGATGCGGGGACGCCGCTAG